A segment of the Streptomyces sp. XD-27 genome:
CGCGGACGATGCCGCCGACGCCGGTGGCCGCGCCCTGGTACGGCTCGATGTAGGAGGGGTGGTTGTGCGACTCGACCTTGAAGGTGACCGCGTAGCCCTGGCCGACGTCGACGACACCGGCGTTCTCGCCGATGCCGACGAGCAGGGCGTCGTTCTCGGGGGCCTTCTCGCCGAACTGCTTGAGGTGGACCTTGCTCGACTTGTACGAGCAGTGCTCGGACCACATGACGGAGTACATGGCGAGCTCGGCGCCGGTGGGACGACGCCCGAGGATGTCGCGGATGCGCTCGTACTCGTCCTGCTTGAGACCGAGTTCGGCCCAGGGCTGCTCGACGTCCGGGGTCTCGGCCGCGTGCTTGACCGTGTCCAGGCTCATGTGGTGACCAGCTTCTTGAGGATCGAGGTGAAGAATCCGAGACCGTCGGTGCCGCCGGTGCCGACGAGCGGGTCCACCGCGTGCTCGGGGTGCGGCATCAGCCCCACGACGTTGCCCGCCGCATTGGTGATGCCGGCGATGTCGCGAAGCGAGCCGTTGGGGTTGCCGTATCCATGAGCGGCTTCACCGCGGGCCACGTACCGGAAGACGACCCGGCCCTCGGCCTCCAGCTCGTCCAGGACGCGCTCTTCGGCGACGTACCGGCCGTCGATGTTCTTCAGCGGAATGTTGATCTCCTGCCCGAGTTCGTATGAACTCGTCCAGGCCGTCCCGTTGTTTTCCACCCGCAACTTCTGCTCGCGGCAGATGAAGTGGAGATGGTTGTTCCGAAGCATCGCACCGGGGAGCAGGTGCGTCTCGGTCAGGACCTGGAAGCCATTGCAGATGCCAAGAACGGGCATACCCGCCTTCGCCTGTCCAATGACCGACTCCATGACCGGAGAGAAGCGCGAGATCGCGCCGGCGCGCAGATAGTCCCCATAGGAGAAGCCGCCGGGAAGCACCACGGCGTCGACCTGCTTGAGATCCTTGTCACGGTGCCACAGCGGCACCGCTTCCAGGCCCGCGAGACGGACCGCGCGCTGGGTGTCGCGGTCATCCAACGTGCCGGGGAATGTGACGACTCCGACGCGTGCCGTCACGACTCCACCTTCACGTCGGCGTCCTCCAGCCGGACGACGAAGTCTTCGATGACGGTGTTGGCGAGGAAGGTCTCGGCGATCTCTCGGATGCGGGCGAGGGCGGCCTCGCCGACCGGGCCCTCCACCTCAAGTTCGAAACGCTTGCCCTGACGGACATCGGAGATCCCGTCGAATCCCAGGCGGGGCAGTGCGCGCTGCACCGCCTGGCCCTGCGGGTCGAGGATCTCCGGCTTGAGCATGACGTCGACTACGACGCGTGCCACTGGCACTCCCGGTGTGATGTGGTGCGTAAGGCGGTGGCCTAAGCGTACCCCGCGGGAAAATCTACGCGGGTAGATATAGTGTGTGGCCCGATCACGTTTAAGCATCGGCGGCAAGAAGACGTGCGGAAAGGAGCCGGAAAAACGTAGGGTCCCGATTGCGGCGGGACACGCGGATGAAATTCGCAGGGCTTCACAATGCAATGCCCGCCGCTGTACAAAAGAAAAAGCATTGGCCCCATACACCCTCACACTCGGCATCCATGCACGTCAACGCATCGATGCTGCCGAAAGGACCGATATCCGTGGCGCAGCGCGTAGTGGTCACGCTCTCTGACGACATCGACGGCGGGGAGGCCGAGGAGACGGTCGCCTTCGGACTCGACGGCCGGATGTACGAGATCGACCTCAACTCCGCCAACGCGAAGAAACTGCGCGGCGCCCTCGCCCCGTACGTCGCGGCCGGCCGCAAGCGCTCCCGCTCCGGCAAGGCCTACCACCGCACGGCCGTGGCGCCGGATCCGGCGGCGGTGCGCGCGTGGGCCCGGTCGCGGGGCATGGAGGTGCCGCCGCGCGGCCGCATTCCGAAGAAGGTCTACGAAGCGTTCGACGAGGCGAGCTGAGCCCGGCGACGCGAAATGGACTCAACGGGGCGAACCGCGCCCAACGCGGTGAATTGCACCGCCCGTTCGGCATCGGCTCCGGCCTCCGGAGCCGAGTTGCGCGACGCCCCCGGTGATCCGCTAGAGTCTGGAGCACGCCGAGGGGCGAGGCCGAAAGGCAAAACCCCGAGGAACGCGCGGGTGTAGCTCAGTAGTAGAGCGCCCTCTTTCCAAGAGGGAGGCGCAGTGTGCGATCCCTGTCACCCGCTCTCATCACTTGCCGGATCTTGTTGATGGATCAGGCGAAGTGACGATGCGGGTGTAGCTCAGTAGTAGAGCGCCCCCTTTCCAAGGGGGAGGCGCAGTGTGCGATTCCTGTCACCCGCTCTCCGCCACGTGCCGGACCACCTCGGTGGATCAGGTATGGTGGTTCTCGCGCCGATCGGTGAAAGCTGGTCGGAGGCATGCGGACGTAGCTCAGTTGGTAGAGCGCAACCTTGCCAAGGTTGAGGTCGCGAGTTCGAGCCTCGTCGTCCGCTCTCTGGAGCGAAGGCCCCGGTCCTCAGGACCGGGGCCTTCGTCGTTTCGCGACCCTGATCCCATGGCAGCGGTCCCACGGCGCGGGGTCCCACGGCCGCACGGTCCCTTGGCACCTATTCCGTCGCGGTGGCGGCGAACCCATGACATCTGTCATCTCAAGTGATGACAGGCCGCACTGCCTTCCGGCCCTGGTCGCGGGGAGCCTTGAATCATGGAACACGGCGAGAATGTGATCGAGGCCACGGAGGTGTGGCGCAGGTACGACGGCGGCTTCGCGGCGGTGCGGGGCGTCTCCTTCTCCGTGGCGCGGGGGGAACTGTTCGCCCTGCTCGGGACGAACGGCGCGGGCAAGACCTCCACCGTCGAGCTGCTGGAGGGGCTCGCGCTGCCGGACGAGGGATCAGTGCGGCTGCTGGGACTCGATCCGCACCGGGAGCGCGCACAGGTGCGCCCGCGGATCGGGGTGATGCTTCAGGAAGGCGGCTTCCCTTCGGACCTGACCGCGGCGGAGACGGCACGGATGTGGGCGGGCTGCACCACCGGAGCCCGGCCGGTGACCGACGCACTGGAGGCGGTCGGGCTCGCGGAGCGGCGGGACGTCCGGGTCAAGCAGCTGTCCGGTGGCGAGCGGCGGCGGCTCGACCTGGCGCTGGCGCTGCTGGGTCGGCCCGACGTGTTGTTCCTGGACGAGCCGACGACCGGGCTCGACGCGGAGGGGCGGCGTGAGACCTGGGAACTGGTGCGGTCGTTGCGCGACAGCGGCACGACCGTCCTGCTGACCACCCACTATCTGGAGGAGGCCGAGGAACTGGCCGATCGGCTCGCGATCATGCACGAGGGACGGATAGCCGCGTCCGGCCGCGTTGCCGACGTCGTCGCGCGGTACCCCTCGCGCATCTCCTTCCAGCTGCCGGACTCCTCCGTGCTCGCGGACCTGCCGCCGCTTCCGGAGTGGGGGGTCACGGGCCATGAGATGGCCGGGCAGCAGGTGCGGCTGCTCACAGACGACCTTCAACGGACCGCCACCGGACTGCTGCTGTGGGCGCGGGACGCGGGGGTGGAGCTGGGCGGACTCGACGCTCGGTCGGCCTCGCTGGAAGAGGCGTTCCTGGACATCGCGAAGGAGCTGGAGATGGAGGGGAGCTCACGATGAGCGCGGAGGTAGTCACGGTGCGCGGCATGCGGCGGGCGAGCGGGACCGCGGCCCGGCTGAGGGCACTGGGCCGGGCCGAGCTGACACTGCTGCGGCGGAACAAGGCGGCCATGTTCACCGCGCTGGTGCTGCCCCTGACGTTCACCACGGCCATGAAATCCACCGTCGACGGACTGAACCTCAAGGAGGCGGGGCTCTCCCCGGAAACGGTGCTGCTGCCGGGCACGCTCGGATTCGTGCTGCTCTTCGGCATCTATGCCAACCTCGTGCCGGCGTATGTCGTGCGGCGGGACGAGCTGGTCCTCAAGCGGCTGCGCTGCGGGGAGCTGACCGACCGGGAGATCCTGGCCGGCACGGCACTGCCGTCGCTCGTCATCGCCCTGGTGCAGTGTCTGCTGGTGGCGGCGGGGGCTGCCCTGGTCCTGGACGTCGCGGCTCCTGAGGCACCGCACCTGGCGCTCGCCGGGGTGCTCTGCGGAATGGTGATGCTGGCGGCGCTGGCGGCCGCTACGGCCGGGGTGACCCGGTCCGCGGAGGGCGCCCAACTGAGCGTGATGCCGCTGCTGATGCTCTCGATGGCCGGCTCCGGGCTGGTCTTCCCGCTGGAGGTGCTGCCGGACCGGGTCGCCTCCGTGTGTGAGGTGCTGCCGCTGACGCCCGTGGTCGGGCTGATACGGGCCGGGT
Coding sequences within it:
- the purQ gene encoding phosphoribosylformylglycinamidine synthase subunit PurQ, which translates into the protein MTARVGVVTFPGTLDDRDTQRAVRLAGLEAVPLWHRDKDLKQVDAVVLPGGFSYGDYLRAGAISRFSPVMESVIGQAKAGMPVLGICNGFQVLTETHLLPGAMLRNNHLHFICREQKLRVENNGTAWTSSYELGQEINIPLKNIDGRYVAEERVLDELEAEGRVVFRYVARGEAAHGYGNPNGSLRDIAGITNAAGNVVGLMPHPEHAVDPLVGTGGTDGLGFFTSILKKLVTT
- the purS gene encoding phosphoribosylformylglycinamidine synthase subunit PurS is translated as MARVVVDVMLKPEILDPQGQAVQRALPRLGFDGISDVRQGKRFELEVEGPVGEAALARIREIAETFLANTVIEDFVVRLEDADVKVES
- a CDS encoding Lsr2 family protein, with product MAQRVVVTLSDDIDGGEAEETVAFGLDGRMYEIDLNSANAKKLRGALAPYVAAGRKRSRSGKAYHRTAVAPDPAAVRAWARSRGMEVPPRGRIPKKVYEAFDEAS
- a CDS encoding ABC transporter ATP-binding protein, with amino-acid sequence MEHGENVIEATEVWRRYDGGFAAVRGVSFSVARGELFALLGTNGAGKTSTVELLEGLALPDEGSVRLLGLDPHRERAQVRPRIGVMLQEGGFPSDLTAAETARMWAGCTTGARPVTDALEAVGLAERRDVRVKQLSGGERRRLDLALALLGRPDVLFLDEPTTGLDAEGRRETWELVRSLRDSGTTVLLTTHYLEEAEELADRLAIMHEGRIAASGRVADVVARYPSRISFQLPDSSVLADLPPLPEWGVTGHEMAGQQVRLLTDDLQRTATGLLLWARDAGVELGGLDARSASLEEAFLDIAKELEMEGSSR
- a CDS encoding ABC transporter permease is translated as MSAEVVTVRGMRRASGTAARLRALGRAELTLLRRNKAAMFTALVLPLTFTTAMKSTVDGLNLKEAGLSPETVLLPGTLGFVLLFGIYANLVPAYVVRRDELVLKRLRCGELTDREILAGTALPSLVIALVQCLLVAAGAALVLDVAAPEAPHLALAGVLCGMVMLAALAAATAGVTRSAEGAQLSVMPLLMLSMAGSGLVFPLEVLPDRVASVCEVLPLTPVVGLIRAGWTGASGQTLGQLVTAMVWTGVAVFAVRRWFRWEPRQ